From Actinopolyspora lacussalsi, a single genomic window includes:
- a CDS encoding cytosine/adenosine deaminase-related metal-dependent hydrolase (product_source=COG0402; cath_funfam=2.30.40.10,3.20.20.140; cog=COG0402; pfam=PF01979; superfamily=51338,51556), with protein sequence MNHGPGTSGSTGTSGSDARRQPSRTVIEGAAVVTVDAPDPNTSATGTEYAEGHVVIEDGRISTVGPGAAPPQPGAVRRVDGSGCLVTPGLVNTHHHLYQWATRGYAVDATLFGWLTELYPVWAGIDEELTGSAAAAGLGWTALSGCTTVADHHYVFPDTGGDVLGGVVSGAERIGVRLHAVRGSMDRGQSAGGLPPDSAVEDTESALRGTEDAIRRFHDPAFDSRVRVAVGPCSPFSVSGELMRSSAELARRHGVRLHTHLAETIDELERCDREFGCDPVEYAERLGWLGEDVWLAHGVHLSERDIARLGDTGTGVAHCPSSNGRLGAGTAPVRPLLDHNAPVGLGIDGVASNESGRLGDELRQALLLGRARYGPDALSVRDALWMGTRGGARCLGREDELGSLEPGKLADIALWDLDGLGHAGIGDPVAALALGPLPKLRGLLCGGETVVADSRLTRESERDLTAELRRSCSGIAAKGVG encoded by the coding sequence ATGAACCACGGCCCGGGAACGAGTGGCAGCACCGGAACGAGTGGCAGCGACGCGCGACGACAACCGAGCCGCACCGTGATCGAGGGTGCGGCCGTGGTCACCGTCGACGCACCGGACCCGAACACATCGGCCACGGGAACCGAGTACGCCGAGGGCCACGTGGTGATCGAGGACGGCCGCATCAGCACCGTGGGGCCCGGTGCGGCCCCGCCGCAGCCGGGAGCGGTGCGCCGCGTGGACGGCAGCGGTTGCCTGGTCACCCCTGGCCTGGTCAACACGCATCACCATCTCTACCAGTGGGCGACACGCGGTTACGCGGTCGACGCGACGCTGTTCGGCTGGCTCACCGAGCTCTACCCCGTATGGGCGGGCATCGACGAGGAGCTGACCGGCTCCGCCGCCGCGGCGGGGCTGGGCTGGACGGCGTTGTCGGGATGCACCACTGTCGCCGATCACCACTACGTGTTTCCCGACACGGGTGGGGATGTGCTCGGCGGCGTGGTGTCCGGAGCCGAACGCATCGGCGTGCGGCTGCACGCGGTGCGCGGCTCGATGGACCGGGGGCAGTCCGCCGGGGGACTGCCCCCGGACTCGGCGGTCGAGGACACCGAGTCGGCGTTGCGCGGAACCGAGGACGCGATCCGACGGTTCCACGACCCGGCCTTCGACTCCCGGGTGCGGGTGGCCGTGGGCCCCTGCTCCCCGTTCTCGGTCAGCGGCGAACTGATGCGCTCGTCCGCCGAACTGGCCCGGCGACACGGGGTGCGGCTGCACACCCACCTCGCGGAGACGATCGACGAGCTCGAACGCTGCGATCGGGAATTCGGCTGCGATCCGGTCGAGTACGCCGAGCGGCTCGGTTGGCTGGGTGAGGACGTCTGGCTGGCGCACGGCGTGCACCTCTCCGAGCGCGACATCGCGCGGTTGGGTGACACCGGAACCGGGGTGGCGCACTGTCCGAGCTCGAACGGACGGCTCGGGGCCGGAACCGCTCCGGTGCGTCCCCTGCTGGACCACAACGCCCCGGTCGGTCTCGGTATCGACGGGGTGGCCTCCAACGAGTCGGGGCGGCTCGGTGACGAACTGCGTCAGGCGCTGCTGCTCGGCAGGGCGCGGTACGGACCGGACGCATTGTCGGTTCGTGACGCGCTGTGGATGGGAACCCGTGGTGGAGCGCGTTGTCTGGGCCGGGAGGACGAGTTGGGTTCGCTGGAGCCCGGCAAGCTCGCCGACATCGCGCTGTGGGACCTCGACGGCCTGGGCCACGCGGGAATCGGCGATCCGGTCGCCGCGCTGGCGCTCGGACCGCTGCCGAAGCTGCGCGGGTTGCTGTGCGGCGGCGAGACCGTCGTCGCCGACTCCCGGTTGACGCGGGAGTCGGAGCGCGACCTCACAGCGGAGCTGCGCCGGAGCTGTTCGGGCATCGCCGCCAAGGGGGTCGGATGA
- a CDS encoding guanine deaminase (product_source=KO:K01487; cath_funfam=3.40.140.10; cog=COG0590; ko=KO:K01487; pfam=PF00383; superfamily=53927): MSAQQTVDALPSRAEEWMREAIRLATDSVANGGGPFGAVIGRGEEIVATGTNMVTTDLDPTAHAEVTAIRNACRNLNSFRLDGCVLISSCEPCPMCLASALWSRVDRIGFAADRHDAAVAGFDDRAFYELFSDPDAVWPTPVRRLDTANRTEPFDAWQNKADRVEY, translated from the coding sequence TTGTCCGCACAGCAGACCGTGGACGCACTCCCGTCACGAGCCGAGGAGTGGATGCGGGAAGCGATCCGGCTGGCCACCGACAGCGTGGCGAACGGCGGCGGTCCGTTCGGTGCCGTGATCGGTCGTGGTGAGGAGATCGTCGCGACCGGCACGAACATGGTGACCACCGATCTCGATCCCACCGCCCACGCCGAGGTCACCGCCATCCGCAACGCCTGTCGCAACCTGAACAGCTTCCGGCTGGACGGCTGCGTGCTGATCTCCTCGTGCGAGCCGTGCCCGATGTGCCTGGCCTCCGCGCTGTGGAGCAGGGTGGACCGGATCGGCTTCGCGGCCGACCGCCACGACGCCGCGGTCGCGGGCTTCGACGACCGGGCCTTCTACGAACTGTTCTCCGATCCCGACGCGGTGTGGCCGACGCCGGTACGGCGCCTCGACACCGCGAACCGGACCGAACCCTTCGACGCCTGGCAGAACAAGGCCGACCGCGTCGAGTACTGA
- a CDS encoding xanthine dehydrogenase D subunit (product_source=TIGR03196; cath_funfam=3.30.365.10; cog=COG1529; pfam=PF01315,PF02738; smart=SM01008; superfamily=54665,56003; tigrfam=TIGR03196), protein MSNTHAPAHRPQDLDDAIAGGVGESPLRPDGTLKVRGDFAYSSDLWAENMLWGATLRSPHPSARIRSIDIGPALRAPGVHTVLTAADVPGRNLYGLKDIDQPVLAEDAVRYRGEAVALVAADHPETARRALDLVEVDYEVLEPVVDAELAARDESVPKVHPGGNTVRYQPIVKGDPDATADVVVSGTYTVGMQDQAFLGPESGLAIPAEDGGVDLYLATQDLHSDRKQTAAALDLDPELVRMTMSGVGGAFGGREDLSMQVHVCMLALRTGRPVKIVYDREESFFGHVHRHPARMYYEHGATEDGDLVYVRAQLYFDGGAYASKTPVVVGNGTTLGVGPYDVANVSIQGWGMYTNNPPCGAMRGLGAVQPAFAYESQMDRLAAKLGMDPVELRVRNAISRGDTTPTGQVLDYPAPVAELLRRVRDLPLPEAQQPDTAPDIRDLPGGASNTTHGEGVVRGVGYGVCIKNICYAEGADDFSTARVRLQVVAGEPLAMVHTAAAEVGQGVVTVQQQITRSELGVERVNIHPNDTSVGPAGSSSASRQTYVTGGAVQAACRAVRERLLALTAERYGEPPSELSLAGGKVVSASSGVLADIAEVLGSEVVEETREYHHRETFPLDEQGHSERAQVQHAFSAHRAVVDVDTELGLVKVVQLDCSQDVGKAINPESVVGQIQGGSAQGLGLAVMEEIQVGEGKIRNPSFTDYLIPTILDMPPMNVDVIERGDPNAPYGVRGVGEPPTISSTPAIVAAIRAATGKELTHVPVGPEHIIG, encoded by the coding sequence ATGAGCAATACACACGCACCGGCACATCGCCCCCAGGACCTCGACGACGCCATCGCGGGAGGGGTCGGCGAGTCACCGCTGCGTCCGGACGGGACGCTGAAGGTGCGCGGGGACTTCGCCTACTCCTCGGACCTGTGGGCGGAGAACATGCTCTGGGGAGCCACCCTGCGCAGCCCGCACCCCTCGGCACGGATCCGCTCCATCGACATCGGTCCGGCGCTGCGCGCACCGGGCGTTCACACGGTGCTGACCGCGGCGGACGTGCCGGGGCGGAATCTCTACGGTCTCAAGGACATCGACCAGCCGGTGCTCGCCGAGGACGCGGTGCGGTACCGCGGTGAGGCGGTGGCGCTGGTGGCGGCGGATCACCCGGAGACCGCACGGCGTGCGCTGGATCTGGTCGAGGTCGACTACGAGGTGCTGGAACCGGTGGTCGACGCCGAGCTGGCGGCCCGGGACGAGTCGGTGCCGAAGGTGCACCCCGGCGGCAACACGGTGCGGTACCAGCCGATCGTCAAGGGAGATCCCGACGCGACGGCCGATGTCGTGGTCTCGGGCACCTACACCGTCGGTATGCAGGACCAGGCGTTCCTCGGTCCCGAATCCGGGCTGGCCATCCCCGCCGAGGACGGCGGGGTGGACCTGTACCTGGCGACGCAGGACCTGCACAGTGACCGCAAGCAGACTGCGGCGGCGCTGGACCTGGACCCGGAGCTGGTGCGGATGACCATGTCCGGTGTGGGAGGCGCGTTCGGCGGCAGGGAGGACCTGTCCATGCAGGTGCACGTCTGCATGCTCGCGCTGCGCACCGGCAGACCGGTCAAGATCGTCTACGACCGGGAGGAGTCCTTCTTCGGCCACGTGCATCGCCACCCGGCGAGGATGTACTACGAGCACGGGGCCACCGAGGACGGCGATCTGGTGTACGTCCGCGCCCAGCTCTACTTCGACGGGGGTGCCTACGCCTCCAAGACCCCGGTGGTGGTGGGCAACGGCACCACGCTGGGGGTCGGGCCCTACGACGTGGCCAACGTGTCGATCCAGGGCTGGGGCATGTACACCAACAACCCGCCCTGCGGTGCGATGCGCGGGTTGGGAGCCGTGCAGCCGGCCTTCGCCTACGAGTCGCAGATGGACCGGCTCGCGGCGAAGCTCGGCATGGATCCGGTGGAACTGCGCGTCCGCAACGCGATCAGCCGGGGCGACACCACCCCGACCGGTCAGGTGCTGGACTACCCGGCACCGGTGGCGGAGCTGCTGCGCCGGGTGCGTGACCTGCCGTTGCCGGAGGCGCAGCAGCCCGACACCGCGCCCGACATCCGTGACCTGCCCGGTGGGGCCTCCAACACCACCCACGGCGAAGGGGTGGTGCGCGGTGTGGGCTACGGCGTGTGCATCAAGAACATCTGCTACGCGGAGGGTGCCGACGACTTCTCCACCGCCCGGGTGCGGTTGCAGGTCGTGGCCGGTGAGCCGCTCGCGATGGTGCACACCGCCGCTGCCGAGGTCGGCCAGGGCGTGGTCACGGTGCAGCAGCAGATCACCCGCAGCGAGCTGGGTGTGGAACGGGTGAACATCCACCCGAACGACACCAGCGTGGGACCGGCCGGTTCCAGCTCCGCATCCCGGCAGACCTACGTGACCGGTGGTGCGGTGCAGGCGGCGTGCCGGGCCGTGCGGGAACGGCTGCTGGCGCTCACCGCGGAGCGGTACGGCGAGCCGCCATCGGAGTTGTCGCTGGCCGGTGGGAAGGTCGTTTCGGCGAGTTCGGGTGTGCTGGCCGACATCGCCGAGGTTCTCGGCTCCGAGGTCGTCGAGGAGACCAGGGAGTACCACCACCGCGAGACGTTCCCGCTCGACGAGCAGGGACACAGCGAGCGCGCGCAGGTGCAGCACGCCTTCTCGGCCCACCGTGCCGTGGTCGACGTGGACACGGAACTGGGACTGGTCAAAGTGGTGCAGTTGGACTGCTCGCAGGACGTCGGCAAGGCGATCAACCCCGAGTCGGTGGTGGGGCAGATCCAGGGCGGCTCGGCGCAGGGACTCGGTCTCGCGGTCATGGAGGAGATCCAGGTCGGCGAGGGCAAGATCCGCAATCCCTCGTTCACCGACTACCTGATCCCGACCATCCTCGACATGCCGCCGATGAACGTCGACGTCATCGAGCGGGGCGATCCGAACGCCCCGTACGGCGTGCGGGGCGTCGGGGAACCACCCACGATCTCCTCCACCCCGGCGATCGTGGCCGCGATCCGTGCCGCCACCGGTAAGGAGCTCACCCACGTGCCGGTCGGTCCCGAGCACATCATCGGCTGA